The following proteins are co-located in the Betta splendens chromosome 9, fBetSpl5.4, whole genome shotgun sequence genome:
- the cacna2d1a gene encoding voltage-dependent calcium channel subunit alpha-2/delta-1a isoform X1 — protein sequence MDYSICLLLLVSSFSTTSTGLFPSAQMIKEWVEQMQEQLITLTDTASGMQNLIEIYEAHRTHFTVENNNAGELVATAAGNIERLLANRSEALKRLATHAERLQMDHTWKVYKDDTEADKIVYYNAKDDGNKTEKKRYIPDDFRVDPDFKRLVSYNTTAVHIPTDIYEGSTIILNELNWTEALEDVFRKNKEDDPSLLWQVFGSATGLARYYPASPWIDYKIDLYDVRRRPWYIQGAASPKDMLIVVDASGSVSGLTLKLIRLSVNKMLETLSDDDYVNVVFFNEKAFNAVKCFQNLVQANVRNKRVLKEGVKNITAKGITNYTAGFEMAFEQLAQNVSRANCNKIIMLFTDGGEERAEEFFKKYNPKQAVRIFTFSVGQHNYDKLPIKSMACNNKGYYYEIPSIGAIRLNTQEYLDVLGRPMVKADEKAKNVQWTNVYLDALELGLVITGTLPVFNKTKTGPGKSQNQLILGVMAIDVSLEDIKRLTPRFSLGPNGYYFAIDPNGYVLLHPNLQPLTAKFHEPVTLDFLDAEIEDEIKVEIRRKMIDGQRGERKIRTLIKSQDERYIDQEWRTYTFAPVKGTDYSLALVLPDYSMHYIRATIGDTITQAKFSESLLADKFDEYGYTFIAPRMYCKDLKPPDKNANNTEFLMDFNNYIDTKTPNDPMCNVELVNRLLLDAGITSDLIKIWKETKLQQGVLARFVATDGGITRVYPKSAGTSWKEEAETYESSFYKRSLDNDLYIFTPTPYLAKENASDDSVLVSRAIDLTIDGVTLKPAVVGVKLDISTWMASFTNTMQRSNCSDEICGCQRNHPYVDCFLVDDGGFLVMSNKDEYIDQIGSFLGVIDPFLMRNLNDSLFTLKKTYDYQSLCDPKRESKAAAGLRSVYVPTIADILNLGWWVTAAAWSMLQQLLVSITLPTVLDAAAEMDDEVSDAMLKEVCITEQTQIYFMDGNLSFSRTVDCGNCSRTYHAEKLPKTNLVFIIADAKITCLTCEAKEFKQEEEPSDGPDPCELARNPRYRKQSQFCFDRNDHDEDMCRRSAGSPLVSSPLVLLLPLFMCCLGKPIKLTVEGRPA from the exons AAGGTGTACAAGGACGACACAGAG GCTGATAAAATTGTTTACTACAATGCCAAAGATGAC ggGAATAAGACAGAGAAGAAGCGATATATTCCAGATGATTTCCGCGTAGACCCTGACTTCAAGCGACTCGTCTCCTACAACACCACTGCCGTCCACATTCCTACTGATATATATGAAGGCT CCACCATTATTTTGAACGAGCTAAACTGGACAGAGGCCTTGGAGGACGTGTTCcggaaaaacaaggaggacgATCCGTCACTTCTGTGGCAGGTGTTTGGTTCTGCCACTGGATTGGCTCGATACTACCCAG CGTCCCCTTGGATTGACTATAAAATTGACCTCTACGATGTGCGCAGGCGACCATG GTACATTCAGGGGGCGGCGTCACCCAAGGACATGCTGATCGTGGTGGATGC GAGCGGCAGTGTTTCGGGCCTCACCCTAAAACTTATTCGATTGTCTGTGAACAAGATGCTGGAAACCCTCTCTGACGATGACTACGTGAACGTGGTCTTT TTCAATGAGAAGGCCTTCAATGCAGTCAAGTGCTTTCAGAACCTCGTGCAGGCCAACGTCCGCAACAAGCGCGTCCTCAAAGAAGGCGTGAAGAACATCACCGCCAAGGGGATCACCAACTACACGGCCGGCTTCGAGATGGCGTTCGAGCAGCTTGCGCAG AATGTGTCGAGGGCCAACTGTAATAAAATCATCATGCTCTTCActgacggaggagaggagcgggcCGAGGAGTTCTTCAAGAAATATAACCCAAAGCAGGCG GTACGCATCTTTACATTTTCAGTAGGTCAACACAACTATGACAAACTGCCAATCAAGTCGATGGCCTGCAATAATAAAG GCTATTACTATGAGATCCCATCGATAGGTGCCATAAGGCTCAACACCCAG GAGTACCTGGATGTTTTGGGCAGGCCCATGGTTAAGGCTGATGAAAAGGCAAAAAATGTCCAGTGGACCAATGTTTACCTGGATGCTTTG GAGCTCGGCTTGGTGATCACTGGGACTCTGCCTGTCTTCAACAAGACAAAGACAGGACCAGGG AAATCTCAGAACCAGCTCATCTTGGGGGTGATGGCTATTGACGTCTCCTTGGAAGACATCAAGAGACTCACTCCTCGGTTTTCT TTGGGACCTAATGGCTACTACTTTGCCATTGACCCCAATGGATACGTGCTGCTGCATCCTAATCTCCAGCCACTG ACTGCCAAGTTTCACGAACCCGTAACGCTGGACTTTCTGGATGCAGAAATCGAGGATGAGATCAAAGTTGAG ATACGGAGGAAAATGATCGATGGACAAAGAGGGGAACGCAAAATACGCACATTGATAAAATCTCAAGATGAA CGCTACATTGACCAGGAGTGGAGAACGTACACCTTTGCACCAGTAAAGGGGACAGATTACAG CCTCGCCCTGGTGCTTCCAGACTACAGTATGCATTACATCCGAGCCACAATCGGTGACACAATCACACAAGCAAAAT TTTCTGAAAGCCTCCTGGCGGACAAGTTTGATGAATATGGCTATACATTCATTGCACCAAG GATGTACTGTAAGGACCTGAAGCCTCCTGACAAGAATGCAAACAACACAGAGTTCCTGATGGACTTCAACAACTATATCGACACAAAGACTCCAAATGACCCCATGT GTAACGTGGAGCTGGTGAACCGATTGCTTCTGGATGCTGGCATCACTTCAGATCTCATCAAGATTTGGAAAGAGACCAAGTTGCA GCAAGGTGTCTTGGCCAGATTTGTTGCCACTGATGGAGGGATCACCCGGGTCTACCCCAAAAG CGCCGGGACGAGCTGGAAGGAAGAAGCCGAGACGTACGAGTCCAGCTTCTATAAGCGCAGCCTGGACAACGATCTCTACATCTTTACTCCGACGCCGTACCTCGCGAAGGAGAACG CAAGCGACGACTCAGTGCTGGTGAGCAGAGCAATAGACCTCACTATTGATGGCGTCACACTGAAACCTGCTg TGGTCGGAGTGAAGTTGGACATCAGCACTTGGATGGCGAGCTTCACCAACACCATGCAGAGGAGCAAT TGCAGTGATGAAATCTGTGGCTGTCAGAGAAACCACCCG TACGTGGACTGCTTCCTTGTGGACGACGGCGGCTTCCTGGTGATGTCCAATAAAGACGAGTATATTGATCAG atTGGAAGTTTCCTGGGTGTTATCGACCCCTTCCTCATGAGGAATTTGAATGACTCCTTGTTCACGCTGAAGAAGACCTATGACTACCAGTCCCTCTGTGACCCCAAGAGGGAGAGCAAGGCGGCTGCAGGCCTACGGTCTGTTTATGTG CCGACAATAGCAGATATTTTGAATTTAGGGTGGTGGgtgacagctgcagcctg GtcgatgctgcagcagctgctggtcagCATCACGTTGCCCACTGTTCTGGATGCAG cagctgaaaTGGATGATGAGGTGTCAGATGCCATGCTCAAGGAGGTCTGCATCACCGAGCAAACTCAGATCTACTTCATGGACGGCAACCTGTCTTTCAGCCGCACTGTCGACTGTGGAAACTGCTCCAG GACCTACCATGCTGAAAAGCTGCCCAAGACAAACCTGGTCTTTATCATTGCTGATGCGAAAATCACCTGCTTGACATGCGAAGCCAAGGAGTTtaagcaggaggaagagccgT CTGACGGTCCCGATCCCTGCGAACTGGCCCGGAACCCGCGCTACAGGAAGCAGTCCCAGTTCTGCTTCGACAGGAACGACCAC GATGAGGACATGTGTCGAAGGAGCGCGGGCTCCCCGTTGGTTTCCTCTCCGCTCGTGTTACTGCTGCCACTGTTCATGTGCTGTCTCGG GAAACCAATAAAACTGACTGTGGAGGGGCGTCCGGCCTGA
- the cacna2d1a gene encoding voltage-dependent calcium channel subunit alpha-2/delta-1a isoform X3: protein MDYSICLLLLVSSFSTTSTGLFPSAQMIKEWVEQMQEQLITLTDTASGMQNLIEIYEAHRTHFTVENNNAGELVATAAGNIERLLANRSEALKRLATHAERLQMDHTWKVYKDDTEADKIVYYNAKDDGNKTEKKRYIPDDFRVDPDFKRLVSYNTTAVHIPTDIYEGSTIILNELNWTEALEDVFRKNKEDDPSLLWQVFGSATGLARYYPASPWIDYKIDLYDVRRRPWYIQGAASPKDMLIVVDASGSVSGLTLKLIRLSVNKMLETLSDDDYVNVVFFNEKAFNAVKCFQNLVQANVRNKRVLKEGVKNITAKGITNYTAGFEMAFEQLAQNVSRANCNKIIMLFTDGGEERAEEFFKKYNPKQAVRIFTFSVGQHNYDKLPIKSMACNNKGYYYEIPSIGAIRLNTQEYLDVLGRPMVKADEKAKNVQWTNVYLDALELGLVITGTLPVFNKTKTGPGKSQNQLILGVMAIDVSLEDIKRLTPRFSLGPNGYYFAIDPNGYVLLHPNLQPLTAKFHEPVTLDFLDAEIEDEIKVEIRRKMIDGQRGERKIRTLIKSQDERYIDQEWRTYTFAPVKGTDYSLALVLPDYSMHYIRATIGDTITQAKFSESLLADKFDEYGYTFIAPRMYCKDLKPPDKNANNTEFLMDFNNYIDTKTPNDPMCNVELVNRLLLDAGITSDLIKIWKETKLQQGVLARFVATDGGITRVYPKSAGTSWKEEAETYESSFYKRSLDNDLYIFTPTPYLAKENASDDSVLVSRAIDLTIDGVTLKPAVVGVKLDISTWMASFTNTMQRSNCSDEICGCQRNHPYVDCFLVDDGGFLVMSNKDEYIDQIGSFLGVIDPFLMRNLNDSLFTLKKTYDYQSLCDPKRESKAAAGLRSVYVPTIADILNLGWWVTAAAWSMLQQLLVSITLPTVLDAAAEMDDEVSDAMLKEVCITEQTQIYFMDGNLSFSRTVDCGNCSRTYHAEKLPKTNLVFIIADAKITCLTCEAKEFKQEEEPSDGPDPCELARNPRYRKQSQFCFDRNDHETNKTDCGGASGLSPSLWLLMALQLVMLWVVTGSRHHAIPS, encoded by the exons AAGGTGTACAAGGACGACACAGAG GCTGATAAAATTGTTTACTACAATGCCAAAGATGAC ggGAATAAGACAGAGAAGAAGCGATATATTCCAGATGATTTCCGCGTAGACCCTGACTTCAAGCGACTCGTCTCCTACAACACCACTGCCGTCCACATTCCTACTGATATATATGAAGGCT CCACCATTATTTTGAACGAGCTAAACTGGACAGAGGCCTTGGAGGACGTGTTCcggaaaaacaaggaggacgATCCGTCACTTCTGTGGCAGGTGTTTGGTTCTGCCACTGGATTGGCTCGATACTACCCAG CGTCCCCTTGGATTGACTATAAAATTGACCTCTACGATGTGCGCAGGCGACCATG GTACATTCAGGGGGCGGCGTCACCCAAGGACATGCTGATCGTGGTGGATGC GAGCGGCAGTGTTTCGGGCCTCACCCTAAAACTTATTCGATTGTCTGTGAACAAGATGCTGGAAACCCTCTCTGACGATGACTACGTGAACGTGGTCTTT TTCAATGAGAAGGCCTTCAATGCAGTCAAGTGCTTTCAGAACCTCGTGCAGGCCAACGTCCGCAACAAGCGCGTCCTCAAAGAAGGCGTGAAGAACATCACCGCCAAGGGGATCACCAACTACACGGCCGGCTTCGAGATGGCGTTCGAGCAGCTTGCGCAG AATGTGTCGAGGGCCAACTGTAATAAAATCATCATGCTCTTCActgacggaggagaggagcgggcCGAGGAGTTCTTCAAGAAATATAACCCAAAGCAGGCG GTACGCATCTTTACATTTTCAGTAGGTCAACACAACTATGACAAACTGCCAATCAAGTCGATGGCCTGCAATAATAAAG GCTATTACTATGAGATCCCATCGATAGGTGCCATAAGGCTCAACACCCAG GAGTACCTGGATGTTTTGGGCAGGCCCATGGTTAAGGCTGATGAAAAGGCAAAAAATGTCCAGTGGACCAATGTTTACCTGGATGCTTTG GAGCTCGGCTTGGTGATCACTGGGACTCTGCCTGTCTTCAACAAGACAAAGACAGGACCAGGG AAATCTCAGAACCAGCTCATCTTGGGGGTGATGGCTATTGACGTCTCCTTGGAAGACATCAAGAGACTCACTCCTCGGTTTTCT TTGGGACCTAATGGCTACTACTTTGCCATTGACCCCAATGGATACGTGCTGCTGCATCCTAATCTCCAGCCACTG ACTGCCAAGTTTCACGAACCCGTAACGCTGGACTTTCTGGATGCAGAAATCGAGGATGAGATCAAAGTTGAG ATACGGAGGAAAATGATCGATGGACAAAGAGGGGAACGCAAAATACGCACATTGATAAAATCTCAAGATGAA CGCTACATTGACCAGGAGTGGAGAACGTACACCTTTGCACCAGTAAAGGGGACAGATTACAG CCTCGCCCTGGTGCTTCCAGACTACAGTATGCATTACATCCGAGCCACAATCGGTGACACAATCACACAAGCAAAAT TTTCTGAAAGCCTCCTGGCGGACAAGTTTGATGAATATGGCTATACATTCATTGCACCAAG GATGTACTGTAAGGACCTGAAGCCTCCTGACAAGAATGCAAACAACACAGAGTTCCTGATGGACTTCAACAACTATATCGACACAAAGACTCCAAATGACCCCATGT GTAACGTGGAGCTGGTGAACCGATTGCTTCTGGATGCTGGCATCACTTCAGATCTCATCAAGATTTGGAAAGAGACCAAGTTGCA GCAAGGTGTCTTGGCCAGATTTGTTGCCACTGATGGAGGGATCACCCGGGTCTACCCCAAAAG CGCCGGGACGAGCTGGAAGGAAGAAGCCGAGACGTACGAGTCCAGCTTCTATAAGCGCAGCCTGGACAACGATCTCTACATCTTTACTCCGACGCCGTACCTCGCGAAGGAGAACG CAAGCGACGACTCAGTGCTGGTGAGCAGAGCAATAGACCTCACTATTGATGGCGTCACACTGAAACCTGCTg TGGTCGGAGTGAAGTTGGACATCAGCACTTGGATGGCGAGCTTCACCAACACCATGCAGAGGAGCAAT TGCAGTGATGAAATCTGTGGCTGTCAGAGAAACCACCCG TACGTGGACTGCTTCCTTGTGGACGACGGCGGCTTCCTGGTGATGTCCAATAAAGACGAGTATATTGATCAG atTGGAAGTTTCCTGGGTGTTATCGACCCCTTCCTCATGAGGAATTTGAATGACTCCTTGTTCACGCTGAAGAAGACCTATGACTACCAGTCCCTCTGTGACCCCAAGAGGGAGAGCAAGGCGGCTGCAGGCCTACGGTCTGTTTATGTG CCGACAATAGCAGATATTTTGAATTTAGGGTGGTGGgtgacagctgcagcctg GtcgatgctgcagcagctgctggtcagCATCACGTTGCCCACTGTTCTGGATGCAG cagctgaaaTGGATGATGAGGTGTCAGATGCCATGCTCAAGGAGGTCTGCATCACCGAGCAAACTCAGATCTACTTCATGGACGGCAACCTGTCTTTCAGCCGCACTGTCGACTGTGGAAACTGCTCCAG GACCTACCATGCTGAAAAGCTGCCCAAGACAAACCTGGTCTTTATCATTGCTGATGCGAAAATCACCTGCTTGACATGCGAAGCCAAGGAGTTtaagcaggaggaagagccgT CTGACGGTCCCGATCCCTGCGAACTGGCCCGGAACCCGCGCTACAGGAAGCAGTCCCAGTTCTGCTTCGACAGGAACGACCAC GAAACCAATAAAACTGACTGTGGAGGGGCGTCCGGCCTGAGCCCCTCGCTTTGGCTTCTGATGGCTCTGCAGCTGGTGATGCTCTGGGTTGTGACGGGCTCCAGACACCACGCCATCCCATCATGA
- the cacna2d1a gene encoding voltage-dependent calcium channel subunit alpha-2/delta-1a isoform X2 produces MDYSICLLLLVSSFSTTSTGLFPSAQMIKEWVEQMQEQLITLTDTASGMQNLIEIYEAHRTHFTVENNNAGELVATAAGNIERLLANRSEALKRLATHAERLQMDHTWKVYKDDTEADKIVYYNAKDDGNKTEKKRYIPDDFRVDPDFKRLVSYNTTAVHIPTDIYEGSTIILNELNWTEALEDVFRKNKEDDPSLLWQVFGSATGLARYYPASPWIDYKIDLYDVRRRPWYIQGAASPKDMLIVVDASGSVSGLTLKLIRLSVNKMLETLSDDDYVNVVFFNEKAFNAVKCFQNLVQANVRNKRVLKEGVKNITAKGITNYTAGFEMAFEQLAQNVSRANCNKIIMLFTDGGEERAEEFFKKYNPKQAVRIFTFSVGQHNYDKLPIKSMACNNKGYYYEIPSIGAIRLNTQEYLDVLGRPMVKADEKAKNVQWTNVYLDALELGLVITGTLPVFNKTKTGPGKSQNQLILGVMAIDVSLEDIKRLTPRFSLGPNGYYFAIDPNGYVLLHPNLQPLTAKFHEPVTLDFLDAEIEDEIKVEIRRKMIDGQRGERKIRTLIKSQDERYIDQEWRTYTFAPVKGTDYSLALVLPDYSMHYIRATIGDTITQAKFSESLLADKFDEYGYTFIAPRMYCKDLKPPDKNANNTEFLMDFNNYIDTKTPNDPMCNVELVNRLLLDAGITSDLIKIWKETKLQQGVLARFVATDGGITRVYPKSAGTSWKEEAETYESSFYKRSLDNDLYIFTPTPYLAKENASDDSVLVSRAIDLTIDGVTLKPAVVGVKLDISTWMASFTNTMQRSNCSDEICGCQRNHPYVDCFLVDDGGFLVMSNKDEYIDQIGSFLGVIDPFLMRNLNDSLFTLKKTYDYQSLCDPKRESKAAAGLRSVYVPTIADILNLGWWVTAAAWSMLQQLLVSITLPTVLDAAEMDDEVSDAMLKEVCITEQTQIYFMDGNLSFSRTVDCGNCSRTYHAEKLPKTNLVFIIADAKITCLTCEAKEFKQEEEPSDGPDPCELARNPRYRKQSQFCFDRNDHDEDMCRRSAGSPLVSSPLVLLLPLFMCCLGKPIKLTVEGRPA; encoded by the exons AAGGTGTACAAGGACGACACAGAG GCTGATAAAATTGTTTACTACAATGCCAAAGATGAC ggGAATAAGACAGAGAAGAAGCGATATATTCCAGATGATTTCCGCGTAGACCCTGACTTCAAGCGACTCGTCTCCTACAACACCACTGCCGTCCACATTCCTACTGATATATATGAAGGCT CCACCATTATTTTGAACGAGCTAAACTGGACAGAGGCCTTGGAGGACGTGTTCcggaaaaacaaggaggacgATCCGTCACTTCTGTGGCAGGTGTTTGGTTCTGCCACTGGATTGGCTCGATACTACCCAG CGTCCCCTTGGATTGACTATAAAATTGACCTCTACGATGTGCGCAGGCGACCATG GTACATTCAGGGGGCGGCGTCACCCAAGGACATGCTGATCGTGGTGGATGC GAGCGGCAGTGTTTCGGGCCTCACCCTAAAACTTATTCGATTGTCTGTGAACAAGATGCTGGAAACCCTCTCTGACGATGACTACGTGAACGTGGTCTTT TTCAATGAGAAGGCCTTCAATGCAGTCAAGTGCTTTCAGAACCTCGTGCAGGCCAACGTCCGCAACAAGCGCGTCCTCAAAGAAGGCGTGAAGAACATCACCGCCAAGGGGATCACCAACTACACGGCCGGCTTCGAGATGGCGTTCGAGCAGCTTGCGCAG AATGTGTCGAGGGCCAACTGTAATAAAATCATCATGCTCTTCActgacggaggagaggagcgggcCGAGGAGTTCTTCAAGAAATATAACCCAAAGCAGGCG GTACGCATCTTTACATTTTCAGTAGGTCAACACAACTATGACAAACTGCCAATCAAGTCGATGGCCTGCAATAATAAAG GCTATTACTATGAGATCCCATCGATAGGTGCCATAAGGCTCAACACCCAG GAGTACCTGGATGTTTTGGGCAGGCCCATGGTTAAGGCTGATGAAAAGGCAAAAAATGTCCAGTGGACCAATGTTTACCTGGATGCTTTG GAGCTCGGCTTGGTGATCACTGGGACTCTGCCTGTCTTCAACAAGACAAAGACAGGACCAGGG AAATCTCAGAACCAGCTCATCTTGGGGGTGATGGCTATTGACGTCTCCTTGGAAGACATCAAGAGACTCACTCCTCGGTTTTCT TTGGGACCTAATGGCTACTACTTTGCCATTGACCCCAATGGATACGTGCTGCTGCATCCTAATCTCCAGCCACTG ACTGCCAAGTTTCACGAACCCGTAACGCTGGACTTTCTGGATGCAGAAATCGAGGATGAGATCAAAGTTGAG ATACGGAGGAAAATGATCGATGGACAAAGAGGGGAACGCAAAATACGCACATTGATAAAATCTCAAGATGAA CGCTACATTGACCAGGAGTGGAGAACGTACACCTTTGCACCAGTAAAGGGGACAGATTACAG CCTCGCCCTGGTGCTTCCAGACTACAGTATGCATTACATCCGAGCCACAATCGGTGACACAATCACACAAGCAAAAT TTTCTGAAAGCCTCCTGGCGGACAAGTTTGATGAATATGGCTATACATTCATTGCACCAAG GATGTACTGTAAGGACCTGAAGCCTCCTGACAAGAATGCAAACAACACAGAGTTCCTGATGGACTTCAACAACTATATCGACACAAAGACTCCAAATGACCCCATGT GTAACGTGGAGCTGGTGAACCGATTGCTTCTGGATGCTGGCATCACTTCAGATCTCATCAAGATTTGGAAAGAGACCAAGTTGCA GCAAGGTGTCTTGGCCAGATTTGTTGCCACTGATGGAGGGATCACCCGGGTCTACCCCAAAAG CGCCGGGACGAGCTGGAAGGAAGAAGCCGAGACGTACGAGTCCAGCTTCTATAAGCGCAGCCTGGACAACGATCTCTACATCTTTACTCCGACGCCGTACCTCGCGAAGGAGAACG CAAGCGACGACTCAGTGCTGGTGAGCAGAGCAATAGACCTCACTATTGATGGCGTCACACTGAAACCTGCTg TGGTCGGAGTGAAGTTGGACATCAGCACTTGGATGGCGAGCTTCACCAACACCATGCAGAGGAGCAAT TGCAGTGATGAAATCTGTGGCTGTCAGAGAAACCACCCG TACGTGGACTGCTTCCTTGTGGACGACGGCGGCTTCCTGGTGATGTCCAATAAAGACGAGTATATTGATCAG atTGGAAGTTTCCTGGGTGTTATCGACCCCTTCCTCATGAGGAATTTGAATGACTCCTTGTTCACGCTGAAGAAGACCTATGACTACCAGTCCCTCTGTGACCCCAAGAGGGAGAGCAAGGCGGCTGCAGGCCTACGGTCTGTTTATGTG CCGACAATAGCAGATATTTTGAATTTAGGGTGGTGGgtgacagctgcagcctg GtcgatgctgcagcagctgctggtcagCATCACGTTGCCCACTGTTCTGGATGCAG ctgaaaTGGATGATGAGGTGTCAGATGCCATGCTCAAGGAGGTCTGCATCACCGAGCAAACTCAGATCTACTTCATGGACGGCAACCTGTCTTTCAGCCGCACTGTCGACTGTGGAAACTGCTCCAG GACCTACCATGCTGAAAAGCTGCCCAAGACAAACCTGGTCTTTATCATTGCTGATGCGAAAATCACCTGCTTGACATGCGAAGCCAAGGAGTTtaagcaggaggaagagccgT CTGACGGTCCCGATCCCTGCGAACTGGCCCGGAACCCGCGCTACAGGAAGCAGTCCCAGTTCTGCTTCGACAGGAACGACCAC GATGAGGACATGTGTCGAAGGAGCGCGGGCTCCCCGTTGGTTTCCTCTCCGCTCGTGTTACTGCTGCCACTGTTCATGTGCTGTCTCGG GAAACCAATAAAACTGACTGTGGAGGGGCGTCCGGCCTGA